Part of the Desulfurobacteriaceae bacterium genome, GAAGGAAAAGCCTTGTGATGTTGACTATGAAACTGTAAAGGAGTGGATTAAGCAAAAAAGAGAAGAAGAAGTAGAAATTAAAGGAAAGAAAGGAAAACTTACCCACTTCCTCATTGAACCATGTGTTCCACACGCTCAAGAAGACGAATACTACGTAGCTTTTACACTTGATAGAGAAGGTGATAAAGTATTCATGTCTGCCTTTGGTGGAATTGACGTAGAAGAGAACTGGAATAAGGTTAGAGAAGTTCTTATTCCAGCTTTAGCATCTGACGAAGAAGCTGCTAAGCTTATTGAAGAAAACGTTCCAGAAGAAATTAAGGATAAAGAAAAGTATGCAGACTTCGTAAAGAGACTTTACAAGTTCTTTAAAGACATGCACTTTGCATACCTTGAAATCAACCCACTTGTTATGGTAGGAAACAAGGTTTATCCACTTGACTTTGTAGGAAGACTTGATGACACAGCTCAGTTCTTAGTTGGTAGAAAGTGGGGAGAAATAGAATTCCCAGCAGGATTTGGTGGAGAACTTACACCAGAAGAGAAATACATCAAAGAAATGGACGAAAAGTCTGGAGCTTCCCTCAAGCTTACTATCCTCAATCCAAAGGGTAGAATCTGGACACTCGTTGCAGGTGGTGGAGCATCTGTAGTTTACGCAGATACTGTAGCTGACCTTGGATACGTTCATGAACTTGCTAACTACGGTGAATACTCCGGAAACCCATCAAGGGCGGAAACAAGAGAGTACGTTAAAACAGTTCTTGACCTTATGACAAGAGAGAAAGATCCACAAGGAAGACCAAAGATCCTCATCATTGGTGGAGCTATTGCTAACTTTACAGACGTTGCCAAGACTTTTGACGGAATTATTGATGCTTTCAAAGAGTATGCAGATAAAATGAAAGAAGTTGGAGTTAAGATTTACGTGCGTCGTGGAGGACCAAACTACGAAGTAGGTCTTGCAAGAATTAAGAAAGCAGCTGAAGAACTTGGTCTTCCAATAGAGGTTTATGGACCTGAAACACACATTACAGCAATCGTTAAGAAAGCTCTTGAAGAAAATCCTTAATTTGGAGGAAGAATATGGCAAGACCCGATTACATTCTATTTGACAGAGAAACAAAGGCAATATTCTGGAACCTTAACAGAAATGCTATTCAAAGAATGCTCGATTACGACTACACAGTAGGAAGATCTCCATCTATCGTTGCTATTGTTGCTCCAACACAAAGCAGAAAGTTTGAAAAGTTCTTCTTTGGAACTCAGGAAATAATGATTCCTATCTATAGATCTACAGTTGAAGCTGCAGAAAAACACCCTGAAGCAGATGTTCTTGTTAACTTTGCATCCTTTAGAACTGCTTACAACGTAACAATCGAGGCTCTTAACATTCCAACTATTAGAACTGTAGCTATTACAGCAGAAGGTATTCCAGAAAGACTTGCAAGAGATATGGCTCTTAGAGCCAAGCAGCTTGGTAAGTGGATAATCGGTCCTGCTACAGTTGGTGGTATTGCTGCTGGTGCATTTAGAATCGGAAACGCTGGTGGAACAATTGAAAACATCGTTAAGTCTAAACTTCACAGACCTGGTTCTTGCGGTCTTGTTACAAGATCTGGAGGACTCTTTAACGAGCTTTCTAACATCATCGCAAGAAACGCTGATGGTATCGTAGAAGGTATCGCTATTGGTGGTGATAGGTTCCCAGGATCTGACTTCCTTGATCACCTTTTAAGATTCCAAAAGAACCCTCAAGTTAAGTACATGATAATGCTCGGTGAAGTTGGTGGCGAGCTTGAGTATAAAGTTGCTGAAGCTATCAAATCTGGACTTATTACAAAGCCTGTAATCGCTTGGTGTATTGGAACAATCGCTAAGCACTTTGGTGGAGAAGTTCAGTTCGGACACGCAGGTGCTAAAGCTGGTGCTGACAGAGAAACAGCAGATGCTAAGAATAGGGCTCTCAAAGAAGCAGGAGCTATCGTTCCAGATTCCTTCAACGACTTCCCAGAAGTTATTAGAGAAGTTTACGAGGATCTTAAGAGAAAAGGTGAAATTGGAGAAATTGAAGAACCAGAAGTTCCACCAATTCCAGAAGATTATGCAAAAGCTGTTAAGGCTGGAAAGGTTAGAAGACCTACAAACTTCATCTGTACAATTTCCGATGACAGAGGAGAAGAGGCTACTTACTGCGGTATTCCAATCTCTGAAGTTGTTGAAAAAGATTACTCAATTGCTGATGTTATTGGTCTCCTTTGGTTCAAGAAGAAGTTCCCAGCATGGGCTTCAAAGTTCATTGATATGGTAATCAAGGTTGTTGCTGATCACGGTCCTGCTGTTTCCGGTGCCCACAACGCAAAAGTAACTGCAAGGGCAGGAAAAGATCTTATGTCCTGTCTTGCTACAGGTATTCTCACAATTGGACCAAGATTTGGTGGTGCTATTGACGGTGCTGCTAAGTACTTCAAGATGGCAAAAGAGAAGGGAATGGATCCTTACGAGTTCGTAGAATACATGAAGAACGTTGAGAAGATACCAATTCCAGGTATTGGACACAGAATTAAGTCTACAAAGAACCCTGACAAGAGGGTTGAACTTCTCAAGAAGTTTGCAAAAGAGAACTTCCCATCAACAGAACTTCTTGACTACGCTCTTGAAGTTGAAAAGGTTACAACAGCTAAGAAAGAGAACCTCATTCTCAACGTTGACGGAACAATTGGTGTTCTCCTTGTAGACATGTTCAGAAACCTTGGCTACACAGACGAAGAAATTGATGAACTCATCAATGCAGGAGCCTTCAACGCCTTCTTCGTACTTGGAAGATCTATCGGATTTATTGGACACATCCTTGACGAGAAAAGACTCGCCATGCCTCTTTACAGACATCCATGGGACGATATCCTCTACGACGTTAAGAGACCTGAGGAAGCTTAATATTAGGGGGACTGTTGTCCCCCCTTTTTAAAATATCTAAAAATAAAGACCAAGAAAGGTAAAAGAAGTAAGCTTGTATTTTCTATTTCCCAAGTATTTCTTATCATTGAAAAAGTTAATTTCCCGTAATCCACTAATCTCTAGAATACCTAAACTCAAGATCTGGCCATCAGTGTGATGTTTCTCACCTTTTTCAAAGTTGTATGAATTACTAAAAAACAAAGGATTTTGATAAACTCTTATAAGATGGGAAAAGTCTTAAACGTTTTAACAAAAAAGAGGGGGATGTAGTCCACTATTCTTTGCGTACCTTTTAAAACGTTAGGCAAACAGTTTAGAGGAGAAATTCAAATGAAAAATAGTATGAAGCATAACGATCATAACATAACCATAGAAATGCCTCATCATGAGAAAGATGTAAAGCATGAAGGACATAAAATGAATCATAGCAGTCACCATGCTCATATGGTAGAAGATTTTAAAAGACGTTTCCTTATTTCTTCTATACTAACAATACCTATTCTGATCTTATCGCCCTTCATTCAAAACCTATTAGGTATTAGGCTAAGTTTTCCAGGGGATGTTTATGTTCTTTTTGGTCTGTCAACTGTAATTTACCTTTATGGTGGTTTCCCCTTTCTCGAAGGTTTTGTTAATGAAATAAGAACAAAAAAACCTGGAATGATGACACTGATTGCTACTGCAATAACAACGGCATACATCTACAGCAGCTTGGTTGTTTTTGGACTGAAGGGAAAAAGTTTTTTCTGGGAATTAGCTACTTTGATAGATATTATGCTGCTTGGACACTGGATTGAAATGAAGTCAATTATAGGGGCTTCTCAAGCCTTAGAAAAGTTAGCCAGATTAATGCCATCAAAGGCCCATAAATTCATGCCAGATGAAACTTTAAAAGATATTCCTCTCCAAGAACTAAAACCAGGAGATATAGTAATTGTAAAGCCAGGGGAAAAGATTCCTGCAGATGGGATCGTTATTGAGGGAGAAACTTCAGTAAATGAGGCGATGTTAACTGGTGAGAGTAAACCTGTTCCGAAAAAGAAAGGCAGTATAGTTATAGGTGGTTCTATTAACGGAGAAGGCTCAATTAAGGTTGAAGTTAAAAAAATTGGTAAAGATTCTTTTCTATCTCAGGTGATCGATCTTGTAAAGAAAGCCCAGGAAAGCAAATCAAAAACCCAAGATCTGGCAAATCGTGCTGCAGTCTGGTTAACAATAGTTGCTTTAGTTGGAGGAGCTATTACTTTCTTTGTGTGGACTGTAATAGTGCATAAAGATGTAGCTTTTGCTTTAGAGCGAACTGTTGCAGTTATGGTTATTACCTGTCCTCATGCTCTTGGCTTGGCAGTTCCATTGGTAGTAGCTGTCTCAACAGCTATCGCTGCAAAAAAGGGTTTCCTAATACGAAATCGTATTGCTTTTGAGAAGGCAAGGAATCTTCAAGCAGTAGTTTTTGACAAAACTGGAACGTTAACAGAAGGAAAATTTGGAGTTTCCGATGTAATCGTTTTATCTGAAGACATTACCGCTGAAGAAATTCTAAACTACGCAGCTTCTATTGAGCTACATTCGGAACATCCAATAGCAAAAGCAATTGTTTCTGCATCTAAAAAGACTATGGAAGTAAAGGAGTTCAGAGCCATTCCAGGAAAAGGAGCTGAAGGGAAAGTCAATGGAAAGAAAGTAATAGTTGTTAGTCCAGGCTTTTTAAAAGAAAAAGGTATTCATCTTTATGATGAAAAAGTTTTAAAGTTAGCATCAGAAGGAAAAACGGTAGTATACGTTTTAATAGATGGAGAACCAAAGGGTGCCATAGGTCTCGCAGATATAATTAGACATGAGTCTAAGGAAGCTATAAAAAGGCTAAAAGAAATGGGGATAAAATGCATAATGCTTACGGGAGACAACAAACAAGTTGCTAGTTGGGTTGCGAAAGAAGTTGGTCTTGATGAGTTCTTTGCTGAGGTTTTACCTAATGAAAAAGCCAAGAAGATAAAGGAGATACAATCCCGTGGTCTTGTTGTTGCAATGGTTGGTGATGGAATCAACGACGCACCAGCACTAGTTCAGGCAGATGTGGGAATCGCTATCGGTGCAGGAACCGATGTAGCAATTGAATCTGCAGACATAGTTCTTGTAAGAGATGATCCAAGGGACGTTGTTTCTATAGTTAAGCTTGCACGAGCTACTTACAAGAAGATAGTTCAAAATTTGATATGGTCTACGGGCTACAACGCAGTTGCTATACCCCTTGCTGCAGGTATTCTTTATAATTCTGGTTTCCTGCTTAGCCCAGCAGTAGGTGCAGTACTGATGTCCTTGAGTACGGTTATAGTAGCAATAAATGCTAAACTTCTGAAAATTTAGAAATGTCTTTATTTAAAAAGAAAAAACTTTTTTAAAGGTTCTAAAACACTATAGGTTCAAACTGGTAAAATTCTCCTGCACGCGATTAGTTTAAGTCTTAGGTGAGGAGGCATATATGTCTGTTAGAGTTCGCTTTGCTCCTAGTCCAACAGGTTTTATGCACGTTGGAAATGCAAGAACTGCTCTATTTAACTACCTATTCGCAAGACATCACAATGGAACTTTTATACTAAGAATAGAGGATACAGATACAGAAAGACACAGCGAAGAAGCGGTAAAGGTTATTTATGATGCCTTAAGGTGGATGGGGATAAATTGGGATGAAGGTCCAGATGTTGGAGGGAATTTTGGTCCTTATAGACAGTCCGAAAGACTAGACATTTATAGAAAGTACATTGAAGAGCTTAAAAGAAAAGGTCTTGTTTATGAGTGTTTCTGCACTCAAGAAGAACTTGATGAAATGAGAAAGAGACAACTTGAAAAGGGAGAACCACCAAGATATACAGGAAAATGTAGAAATCTTACGGAGGATGAAAAAGAAAAGCTAAGGGCAGAAGGTAGAAAACCGGTTCTAAGGTTTAAAGTTCCTGAAGATAGAACAATAAAGTTTCAAGATCTAGTTAAAGGAGAAATAGAAATTCATTCAAGACAACTTGGTGGAGATTTTGTAATTGTTCGCTCAAATGGGATGCCTGTTTACAATTTTGTTGTTGTAGTTGACGACGCCTTAATGGGAATCACACACGTTATTAGGGGAGAAGATCACATATCCAATACTCCTAAGCAGATACTAATCTACGAAGCTTTAGGGTTCAAAGTTCCACAGTTTGCTCACCTTCCGATGATACTTGGTCAGGACAGAAGTAAACTATCAAAGCGCCACGGTTCAACAAGTGTTAAGGAGTTTCAAGAAAAGGGTTATCTATCTGAGGCCTTTACAAACTTCTTAGCTCTCCTTGGCTGGTATCCAAAAGATGGAAAGGAAATTCTATCCTTGGAAGAACTTATTGAGAGATTTGACATAAAAGACGTAAATAGCGCCCCTGCTGTTTTTGATACAACAAAACTGAATTGGATGAATCAGGTTTACATTAGAAACTACCCTGTAGAAAAACTAACAGAACTCGTTATTCCATACCTTGAAAAAGCTGGATTTAAAGTAGATAACTACGAGAAAGATTGGCTAGCTAAAGTGATTGAGGCAACTAGGGAATACTTTACGGTTCTCTCTGATGCACCAACGTATATGGAAACTTTCCTAAAGGATAACTTTGATATCGAAGAAGACGCAAAGAATTTTGTCTTAGAAGATGAATTAAGGCTCAAAGTTATTGAAACTTTTTACAACAAAGTTAAAGATCTTCAAGACGAACTAACAAAAGAGAAGTTTAAGGAAGTTGTAAAAGCGGTAGGAAAAGAACTCAAAGCTAAAGGAAAGAACCTATTTATGCCTGTGAGGGTAGGACTTACCGGAAAAACTAAAGGGGTTGAACTTGATATTCTGGTAGATCTTCTTGGAAAAGAAAGGGTATTAAAAAGACTTGAAAACAGTATTGAAAAGCTTAAGCGGGAGTAGGGGATGGCTGAAGCTCAAAATTTAAAAGAAAAAGTGTTTTTCATTCTTACGGGTATTAGACTCCACGCTAAAGAGTATTTTCTACGTCTAACCGGTCTTTTTAAGAGATATGAATACTGTATAGCCTTTCCCTCTATTCCAGAAGGATTGAGAGCTGAAAAGTACATAAAAGGATTTAAGGCAGTTTCTATCCCCATACCTAATGAAATTTTCGAAGAGTGTGGTGTAGGAATACTGGTAAAAGAAGAGGATAAAGATAGATTAATAAAACATCTGAAAGATAATGGTATCCTAATTTCTGGAGTGTTCAAAAGGGTGGAGGATACTTTTCAAGAGGTTGAAAAGCCGTGAAAATAGCTATACTTGGTTCAGGTAGCTGGGGAACAGCATTAGCTATTCACTTTGGAAAGGCAGGTTTTGAAGTCTTCCAATGGTGTAGAGAGGCAGAGGTAGCAGAGAATATAAATGAAAAGAGAGAAAATCCATTTTATTTGAAAGGTTTCAAATACCCAAAAAATGTAAGAGCTACTTCTAATTTAAAAGAAGTTTTCAAAGAGAACTGTAACCTCTTCTTTTCTGTTATTCCTACCCAGTTTACAAGAGACTTTTGGAAAGAGATAAAGCCTTTTATAAAGGATCAAAAGGTTATCTGTGCAAGTAAGGGAATAGAGATAGAAACCCTTAAAACACTATCTATGGTCTTTGAGGAGATTTTTGGGAAAGTTGACAACTATTACGTTCTTTCTGGTCCTACTTTCGCAAAAGAGGTAGCTGCTGGACTTCCGGCAGCTGCTGTAATTGCTGGATATAACGACGGAGATGTTTTAGATCTTGTAAAAGTTCTTAATACTAAGACCTTAAGACTTTACGCATCAGATGATGTCAAAGGTGTGGAGCTCGGTGGAGCTCTTAAAAATGTAATAGCAATCGCTGCAGGCATCTGTGATGGAATGGGACTTGGTAACAACGCGCGTGCCGCTCTTATTACAAGGGGACTTTCTGAAATAAAAAGATTGGGAAAATTTTTGGGAGCAAAAGAGGAAACTTTTTATGGTCTTTCGGGTTTGGGAGACTTAATTTTAACTTGTACTGGTGATCTTTCAAGAAATAGACAGTTTGGATTGTCTATAGGTAGAAAAGAAGGAAAAGTTGATGAGAAATACGTAGTTGAAGGAGTTCACACAGTAAGAGCTGTGGTAAAGCTTGCCAAAAAATTCAACGTAGAAATGCCAATTTGTCAAGCAGTGTACAAAATTGTTTATGAAAAGTTGGACATGAAGAAAGTGATAGAGGAACTCCTCTCCCGTCCTGTGAAAGGAGAAAATTACTAATGAGCTGTTTTAATTTTGGAAAAGAGGACGAACTTTTCCCATTTGAAGAAAATGCCAATAGATGGATTGAAGGAATATCCCCTGACTGGAAAGTAAACAGGGATTACAAAATACCTACCAAACAAAGGGAAGTTGAGAAAAGACTTTTAAAGTTTAAACGTTTATTTTATGGAAGTGAATTTGAAGAAAAAGTGAACTACATTATTTATCTTAACAGTAGAATAACTTCTAAGTCTGAAAAAGGAAAATGCTTTTTTTTCATAGTTGAAAACTATCTTTTTCCGTTCCTTGAGAAGCTTATCTACTACCAAACAAACTATCCAGAAGGAGAAGAAGAACTTAATTTCCTTCTTAAAGAAATAGAGAAAGATTTATCCCTTACACAACTAAAGAACTTCGAAGACAAAATTAACAGAACCTTTGATATCCTTATTTCTGCACTCTACCAACAGATTGATTAAAAGTTTTTTGGGGGTAGTTATGATAGAACGCTACATAGAAGATCTTGACGAACTAAAGAGAAGCTTCATAGAAATGGCAGACATGGCAAGGAAAATAATTACTGAAGCAATGGAAGCCTTAACGGAAAGAGACACCGAGAAGGCAGAAATTACCTACCAGTACGATAGACTCATAGACCTAAAAGAACTTGAAATAGAGGAAAAGTGTGTCAGAATTCTTGCCCTTTATTCTCCAGAGGCTACCGATTTAAGGTTCGTTGTCTCTATCTTAAAAAGTATTGTTGACCTTGAAAGGGTTGGAGACTTAGCAAGGGACATTTGTGAAACAGCAATTTGTTTGGCTAAACATCCACCAATTAAGCCTTACATTGACCTACCAAGAATGCTTACAATAGTTGGGGAAATGTTAAAAGATTCCATAATGGCACTTTTGCGTGGAGATGTGGAGCTTGCAAAAGAAGTGATAGACAAAGATGACATTGTGGATAGTTTTTATCAAAGACTCTTTGATGAACTTACAGAAATCGCAAGTAAAAACCCAGAAAATGGAGCTATAGCTGTTAGGTTAATTCTGGTAGTGAAAGCTCTTGAAAGGGTAGGAGACCACGCTACAAATATTGCAGAGTACGCGATCTATTACAAGACAGGAGATGTAGTAAAGCATAAGAAAGCTCAAGAATACCTAAAGAAACTAAAAGAGAATCAAAAAGATGGAAATACATAATCCCTTTGTTTATCTAAGCTATGGATTCGGAATCAAAGCTCTATTAGCAAGTGTGTTATCAGGGATTATTTGTTCTGCAATAGGATCCTATGTAGTCTTGAAAAGAATGGCTTTTGTGGGAGCTGGGCTTTCCCACATAGCTTTTGCAGGAGTTTCTTTTGGCTTATTTGCTGGAATATCACCTTTAGTTTCTTCTTTAATCTTTACTCTTATTAGTGCAATTTCCATTTGGTATCTTAGAACGAAAAAGAAGGTTAACTACGATACAACTCTTGGAATCCTTTTTGCTACCAGCATGGCACTTGCCGTTATTTTCTTGAGTCTTTCAGGAAGCTACAGTTCAGAAGCACTATCCTACCTTTTCGGAAGTCCTCTAACGGTTGAGAACTCTGACATTTTCCTTTTACTAACTGTAGCGTTGATTACCCTCATGTTCTTCTTTTTTTTCTGGAAGGAAATTTACCTTACAGCTTTTAGTGAAGATATAGCGAAAGCTTCTGGGTTTGCTGTTGAGTTAATTACTTTTGTCTTATCTTTGCTTATCGCACTCGCAACCACACTCTCTATAAAAGCCGTAGGCTCTATTCTTGTCTTTTCGCTTCTTGTTATGCCTGCTGCTTCTGCCTTTAAAGTGGCTAAGAACTATACCAGTTTCTTCTTTCTATCATTACTTTTTGGTTTTCTATCCTCATTTATTGGAATTCTAATTTCTTTTCTTCTCGATATCCCTTCGGGAGCAGCGATAACGTTCGTATCGTTTTTAATTTTTGTTGTTTCTGTTTTCCTAAGTAGAAATTAAAGGGGGAAAATACCCCCAAACTATCTCTTTAACATCGTTAGAATCTCTCTAACCCTTTTACCAACACTTCTTGCAGTTTGTAGTCCCCAATCATCTATCTCAAATTTATCTTCTACTTGCTTTGAGATAGCAGCACATCCAAAGTGGGCAGTAGGATCTGAATCTGCTACTAAGATCATCCCGTGAATTAAAGCCCAAGCGTGTATTGCCTGTAAAGTATGCTCTTGCCCTCCATGTTTTGTTGCACCTACTGCAATTGCTGCACAAACTTTATCTTTTAAGTCCCAGTTAACCCTTAGAGTCCTAGATCTATCAAAAAGAGTTTTTAACATTCCAGTAATTGAACCAAAGTAGACAGGAGAACCAACAATTATTGCATCTGCTTCTTTCATTTTTTTTGCAATCTCTCCGTAGCCATCTTTCACTACGCATATACCACCATTTCTTTTACAAGCATTACAGACTTTACAGTATTCAAGTTTATAATCAGAAAGAGAGAGGATTTCCGTTTCAAACTCTGAAAGTTCTTTTAATGCTTCTTGAAGTAGTATTAAAGTAGAACCTTTTCTATGGGAACCATTGATTGCCAATATTTTCATATTTCCTCCCCTAAAACTTAATGATGAGAAATTACGAACGATAGTATACCAAAGGAAAGGAATATCAATCCAAAGAAAGTGAACGTAAGTTATTAGCGTTGCCACGGAAGATACAAGAGTTTCCATTTCTCCCACATTTACAGTCGAATACAATCAAACCGAAATCTCAAAGGACTTTAAATTAAAGAACAAAAAGATCTCACAGCACTTTGAAATCGGCCAAGCTATATTCAGGAAGTCGTTGAAGGAAAATGAAAGTTAGAAACAAACCAACCAACGAAAGGTAAGACAACTATTGGTTCTTTAAAAATCTCCTTCATACATCAGTTATGAACCCGCCAGGAGGCGGGCAAAAAAACTTAGGAAGGCCAAGGGTAGACATAAACTCCATAGTGAAGAATGTAGTACCTAAGTAAGAAACCTCCTACCAGAACAAGAATTGCAGCTATTGGAACGAAAGTTTTTATTTTCTTTGTCAAAGCTAAAATCTCTAAAACTAAAGGAACAATCAATCCCAAAATTAAAAATCCAAAGACAAATCCAGTGTCGCTAGTTAGATGCTCAAATACGTATTTTCCACCAGCATTTGCATAATAAAGATAGTTAAAGTAAGCTCCAAGCATTATTAGTTCTGCAATGATTAGAACTATATCAACCTTTTCATTCCACTTAGCCCACCAAGAACGCCTTTCATCTCCTTTAGAAAAGTATGTGTAAAGCATGTAGAAGGCTGTGGCTGTTGAAAGAGCAGAAGTTGCAAAAAGAACTGGAACAAGAGGATGGCTCCAGGCAGGAATGGCAGGGGCAACAGATAGTAAGAAACCTGTATAGGTAAAAGTTCCAACTCCAGAAATTAGTGTTACCCAACCTAAAAAGTTTGTAAGTTTAGACTCTTTTTTCATTTTTAGTAGAAAGGACCACAGGATACCTGAAAGTGTAAAGATAACAATTACGTTAGCTCCCCACATTATCCAAGGGTGGAAATTTCCTTCAAAGGCGGCAGCACCAAAAAGGGCTAGGAAAAACTTAAAAGGTTGTAGCATGTGAACTAAAAGGAAAAGCCCTCCAATGTTGACGAGCACTACCCCAAGAAAAGTTCCCCAAAAGTGCATGTTATTGTCTTTGTTCTTGAAAACAAGGTGGTTTAGGGCTGCTAAAAAGCCCATAGCTCCACCAAGACCACCTAGGAATAGGTATATTGCAATTCCTAAATGCCAACTATTTTGATGTTGAAAAGTAAGTTCTAAACCTCCCATTTCTTCCCTCCTTTACTTAACATAGTAAACCTTTGGTTTTGTTCCTAAATGCTCAGCTAAAGGTTTAGCTTTTCCACTTAAAACAAGTTCTGTTGCAGGATTATTCTTGTCGTTAAGATCTGTCCACATTCTGCAATTTGTAGGACAAGTAGAAACACAAGCAGGTTCCAATCCTTCAGAAATCCTATGATGGCAGAAGGTGCATTTATCGATATGAGGAACTAAATGCATTGCAAACTCTTTTCCAAAGATCTCTTTACTCTTGTTCACATCTTCTCTTTCGTATCTATAACGGGCATCGTAAGGACAGGCTATAACGCACGCTTCACAACCAAGACAGAGGCTTGGATTAACCAGTACTACACCATCTTCTGTTTTGTAAGTGGCTCCAGAAGGACAGGCGTAATAACAAGGAGTATTTTGGCAGTGCATACAGAGACGCGGAAAGAAAAGCCTACTACTTTCTCCTACTACTGCCTGCTCTACTTTTGTTCTCCACTTTTCGTTCCAGTAAGGAGTCTGATTTTCTTGTGCACAGGCAGCCATACAAGCATTACAGCCTATACAGTTTTTTAAATCAATAACAAACGCCCAATTTTTCATCTTTTTCCTCCCTTAACTTAGCTGTTAATTTTCCTAACTTTTACTGTCATTTCATCCCTGGTATAACCGGAAATAATCGGTTCTACCTTGTAGTTAAGCACATCAACGTGTCTTGCAGCTTCAGGAGGTTTTACTGCGAATCTAACAGGAGCTTCTGTACCGCCATTGAAAGGAATGAAGATTGTGTCTTCTCTAACCCACTTGGTAATAAAGGCTCTTGCCTTCATTTTTTTAGTAGGGTCTTCTGCGTTAATTACCTCTATTAGGTCGTTATCCCTTATACCTAGCCTTTCAGCAGCTTTCGGATGGATCCAAACTCTATAGTAGATCCTGTCAAGTTTTTTCCACTTGCTTACTCCAACAAGGAGAGGGTTATCTATAGTATGGATACCGGTGTGGGAGAAGATTGGAGACTTTCCATGGGATACAAAGAACTCATCTTTTTCTAAGCTATCTTTTCTTCTTAGAGGAACCCATTCACAGACAGGATCCCAGTTAGGCAGGTATCCAAAGAATCCTTGAACCATTTCAAATATTGTTGAAAAGAGTTCTATCCTTCCTGATGGAAGAGT contains:
- a CDS encoding ATP citrate lyase citrate-binding domain-containing protein; amino-acid sequence: MAQRGIREYDGKRILATHWDEYFAPAFEYDFKSVLVTPQTDLDKLPEEYPWLKELPLVAKPDMLFGKRGKLGLILFKKEKPCDVDYETVKEWIKQKREEEVEIKGKKGKLTHFLIEPCVPHAQEDEYYVAFTLDREGDKVFMSAFGGIDVEENWNKVREVLIPALASDEEAAKLIEENVPEEIKDKEKYADFVKRLYKFFKDMHFAYLEINPLVMVGNKVYPLDFVGRLDDTAQFLVGRKWGEIEFPAGFGGELTPEEKYIKEMDEKSGASLKLTILNPKGRIWTLVAGGGASVVYADTVADLGYVHELANYGEYSGNPSRAETREYVKTVLDLMTREKDPQGRPKILIIGGAIANFTDVAKTFDGIIDAFKEYADKMKEVGVKIYVRRGGPNYEVGLARIKKAAEELGLPIEVYGPETHITAIVKKALEENP
- a CDS encoding citrate/2-methylcitrate synthase: MARPDYILFDRETKAIFWNLNRNAIQRMLDYDYTVGRSPSIVAIVAPTQSRKFEKFFFGTQEIMIPIYRSTVEAAEKHPEADVLVNFASFRTAYNVTIEALNIPTIRTVAITAEGIPERLARDMALRAKQLGKWIIGPATVGGIAAGAFRIGNAGGTIENIVKSKLHRPGSCGLVTRSGGLFNELSNIIARNADGIVEGIAIGGDRFPGSDFLDHLLRFQKNPQVKYMIMLGEVGGELEYKVAEAIKSGLITKPVIAWCIGTIAKHFGGEVQFGHAGAKAGADRETADAKNRALKEAGAIVPDSFNDFPEVIREVYEDLKRKGEIGEIEEPEVPPIPEDYAKAVKAGKVRRPTNFICTISDDRGEEATYCGIPISEVVEKDYSIADVIGLLWFKKKFPAWASKFIDMVIKVVADHGPAVSGAHNAKVTARAGKDLMSCLATGILTIGPRFGGAIDGAAKYFKMAKEKGMDPYEFVEYMKNVEKIPIPGIGHRIKSTKNPDKRVELLKKFAKENFPSTELLDYALEVEKVTTAKKENLILNVDGTIGVLLVDMFRNLGYTDEEIDELINAGAFNAFFVLGRSIGFIGHILDEKRLAMPLYRHPWDDILYDVKRPEEA
- a CDS encoding copper-translocating P-type ATPase, with the protein product MPHHEKDVKHEGHKMNHSSHHAHMVEDFKRRFLISSILTIPILILSPFIQNLLGIRLSFPGDVYVLFGLSTVIYLYGGFPFLEGFVNEIRTKKPGMMTLIATAITTAYIYSSLVVFGLKGKSFFWELATLIDIMLLGHWIEMKSIIGASQALEKLARLMPSKAHKFMPDETLKDIPLQELKPGDIVIVKPGEKIPADGIVIEGETSVNEAMLTGESKPVPKKKGSIVIGGSINGEGSIKVEVKKIGKDSFLSQVIDLVKKAQESKSKTQDLANRAAVWLTIVALVGGAITFFVWTVIVHKDVAFALERTVAVMVITCPHALGLAVPLVVAVSTAIAAKKGFLIRNRIAFEKARNLQAVVFDKTGTLTEGKFGVSDVIVLSEDITAEEILNYAASIELHSEHPIAKAIVSASKKTMEVKEFRAIPGKGAEGKVNGKKVIVVSPGFLKEKGIHLYDEKVLKLASEGKTVVYVLIDGEPKGAIGLADIIRHESKEAIKRLKEMGIKCIMLTGDNKQVASWVAKEVGLDEFFAEVLPNEKAKKIKEIQSRGLVVAMVGDGINDAPALVQADVGIAIGAGTDVAIESADIVLVRDDPRDVVSIVKLARATYKKIVQNLIWSTGYNAVAIPLAAGILYNSGFLLSPAVGAVLMSLSTVIVAINAKLLKI
- the gltX gene encoding glutamate--tRNA ligase: MSVRVRFAPSPTGFMHVGNARTALFNYLFARHHNGTFILRIEDTDTERHSEEAVKVIYDALRWMGINWDEGPDVGGNFGPYRQSERLDIYRKYIEELKRKGLVYECFCTQEELDEMRKRQLEKGEPPRYTGKCRNLTEDEKEKLRAEGRKPVLRFKVPEDRTIKFQDLVKGEIEIHSRQLGGDFVIVRSNGMPVYNFVVVVDDALMGITHVIRGEDHISNTPKQILIYEALGFKVPQFAHLPMILGQDRSKLSKRHGSTSVKEFQEKGYLSEAFTNFLALLGWYPKDGKEILSLEELIERFDIKDVNSAPAVFDTTKLNWMNQVYIRNYPVEKLTELVIPYLEKAGFKVDNYEKDWLAKVIEATREYFTVLSDAPTYMETFLKDNFDIEEDAKNFVLEDELRLKVIETFYNKVKDLQDELTKEKFKEVVKAVGKELKAKGKNLFMPVRVGLTGKTKGVELDILVDLLGKERVLKRLENSIEKLKRE
- a CDS encoding DUF3343 domain-containing protein, translating into MAEAQNLKEKVFFILTGIRLHAKEYFLRLTGLFKRYEYCIAFPSIPEGLRAEKYIKGFKAVSIPIPNEIFEECGVGILVKEEDKDRLIKHLKDNGILISGVFKRVEDTFQEVEKP